gaatatatacgtgtatatatatattatccCCTTTGCCCGTCCTTTTCGTGCTCTGGTTACGTGACGGGGCGCAGTTTTCTCGCGTGTCTCGAGTCCGACACCCACACCGAGAtcccggcaaaaaaaaaagaaattgtgtgTGAGAAGTGGAGGCGTCGGTATTTGATATTCCGGGGAATCTATCATCATGTGAgtagaatttttgaaaaagaaagttaATGATGGTACACAGCCAAagagtacaaaaaaaaaaaggtagagaTATTCAACTACCTGTTTTCTATGGCTGCTGGACAAGGTAGTTGATTGGCCCGGTCGTTGTAGCCTACGCACTTTCAAGGATTTTTACTTCTCGTTATATTTGCTTGCCACCATGCCACCCTCTCTCGTATACCCTCGCTGATGGGAGTACTTGTTTGTTGCTAATCTTAAGAGacagggagagagagagagagcgagaaCGGAAGGTCAATTGAGGTCAGGTGTATGATGAGGGTCATTCTCCTTGTAGGTAAGATGGATGCTATGTGTTTTCACGAGAAACgtggattcaaaagggaaattcagtttttttttttttttggaagggGGAGTTTGTGTGCGTTTTTGGGTAGAAAAACACTCAGGGAAAGCGGTAAAGGGTCTTTGACTCATTGCTTTTTGGGCTGAATTGATCGGTAAAGACAATGGAACAGGTGAATAGGGCTTGTTAAAAAGATGACTGTTTCCTTGACGTGCCGCTACataaaacaaatgatttcatcagagaaacgaaaaatcatcgattgttttctttacttttgtttttcctacgTACCACAGGGGAGTCATAGCGACGACGATAGCGACATTCCTACGTTCGGTGGATGCCAGCAGCGGAGTTATCGGCGGGCATCATCCTAGCGCTCACGCGCTCAGTTACATCCTGTCATCTCACAATCAGCACAATGGCACGATTGGAGGCTCTGGGGGGCAGTCCCTGGATTATGGAGGATTCACAGAGGAGAGTTTCAAAGGTGAGTCCCCCATCAAAGTACCAGTCGCTTAGCATGCAGGGAAATTCCTGACCCAATCCCTGGTTCGCTGTTTCCACCTAGGCTTGAAAATAGCTAACAACTTGCACATCTTTGATTGACGTTACTCAGCATGGACAGCATGGAAATAATTAAGCCTAGAAAGAATGGGGAAATGAAATTGTTTTATCTCTAAGAACAAAGGTTAGAAAACTATTATCACTGCCCCATAACAACAAGGGGATGTTTACAAGGTTATCACGAGTcgcgaagaaaaaaacccagAAAAAGGGTCCTTATGTTCAAACGTAACGAGATGTCAATCCGACTCAATCTCACGTGATGTCGCAACCAAAGAGGAAATGCATCTAAGAATGCGCCATCCTGTCAGTTGTCACATTATTACATTGCTCAATTGAATTAAACAATTTCCATATTGCACAAAGTGACGCGGATTTCCTCTGGCAGACATTTTGCTTTTGTCGTCTGCCTTATTCATTGAAGAGCAAACCCCACCTATTGTCAGAATTTCTGTGTCCAGCCAATGTTTCTAATTTCCAAATAAAACACACATAACAAAAATTATACCTTTCTTAATTTCTTTAGAAAACGAAATTATCGAATCTTCAGTTCCCCCTGGCCAGCCACCTGGTAATCCAGCTCAAACAGTCATCGATATCATTGCTGTATTTGGCGCCATGTTTGTTGCCGCTGTTGCCATCATCCTCATAACCGTCTACATCAGGTGAGGATGAGTCATTTTTTGCTGCTGCCACTGCTGCCCTCTCTGGCATGTGACCTATTTTCCTCCTGTTATTTATCGATAACGACATTTGGGCGCCAAAACTCAGCCGCCGTCAGAGTGTAGCAGTTGCGATTGAAAAGATGAGACGCATTTTACGCGGAATTACGGCACTAATGAGCAGAGGTTTTATTGATAAAAAGGGATAAGAAGAGACAAAGACGCTCAATAGTCGGTGGTCAGTCAGCGTCTCGAGTTGTTCAGTTCATTTCGCTCAATTTCCCTAAAGAGACAATTGGCTTCACAATTCATTTGTTCTTTCATctgccattttgtttcgtttgtttgtttgttttttccccttcgTTTGCCGATTCACGTAATGAGCGTTGCTGCTTATCGACGACTGACACATTTGTCCCAATCACCGTACGATTGGTGTTCGTTCAAGACTATTTACTTATCCGCCATTATCGCTGATTTTCACATTTGAACGTTGTAATCAAGCCAGGCTTttaaagcaaacaaacaaaaaacaatcgaCATGAGTCCATCAAAGACTGCAAAGAAAGTAGCCTTCAACTGTCAAGAACAAGTAGCCACGATgctggaagaagaagagcccGGCAATgaggaaggagaagaagaTATATCACCGACTGTcgaatcttcttcttcttcctcatcGCTTTCATCATCGGCCGCAAGCAATAGCACTTCGATTCGCAGAGAACTCTTGCGTTTAGAGTCGCTCGTTAGGTGTCACGTGCAGCATCAGTGGCACTTGTCCATCGAGAATTACAGGtgcgttttgtttgtttttttcttttcaaagaaaagaatccTTGAAAGTGAGCGACAGAGAGAAAATGGCGTGGCTGAATCGATTGGTTTCCACACATCACTTGCTCACCTTTGAAAGCCAATTGATTTGAAATGTATTTTGTCAGGGTCTGAGTGATAACTATGTTTGTAAATGACATGCTaacgtttttcctttttatgtgtcgtgttgttttcttgccctttttttattttatttttttttttagtaagtTACGCAAGAGACAGTCCAGTGCTTTATCGACACCTGACGCGGAAGTGGCGTCTACGTCGCCATCTTCAGACTGTTCGGCTTGTCCTCACAGTGGCGATCCCGGAAGCGCTGCATCTATCGCCCAATTCAATAAGGAAGTCCaggtaagattttttgtttgtttgtttgttttgttatttctttctaACATTTTGATCCTTGCTTCCTTTCCCGTTTCTAAAActtaactttttctttttggaatatatattttttaatttatttgaaCGATGGCCTTGCGCGCCATTTTCATTCCAATACGATAGTCTGATTTGCAATGACCACAATGTCACGTTCGATGTTAGACgagatgttttatttgctttattttttagtttttttttttggattgtGCTCTCTGACCGATAAAGTGCCTAGAtaagccgtttttaaaatatgtgggccaaggtttttctttttcttcctatttttttaaggaataATTAAATGCCGATTATTTAATTGTAatttatcttttttgtttttttcaaaatgaaaaaaacaaaacaaaacaaaacaaaaaataggaTGCCTGGAGTGCAATTGATTTTGGACAGAAACCGAGCCTTTGGCGTAAGACGATTCGTAGCGTGATTCTTCGACTACGGGGCCAGGAGCAACACAAGGTATGTCATTAGTGCTCATTCCCCACCTtccttttgcctttttttgaATGATACGATGTATGAAGTGATACGATTATATTTTATCTACAGGATGTTTATGTTATGCCACAACATCTAAGGGATCAACTCAAGCAGATGTATGTCTACTGAACATTATGTTTTTCCCCCGGAGCTTCTGCAACGGTCCCGAACCGTtgcccatttttttattttttttattttttacctccaaaacaaaaacgttgCGATTTTAAATTTCGCGCGCGCGCCAAaattttccacttttttttttaaagaaaaaaaaaataacgaaaagagaaattcgaaattttaagATTTACAGAGTATTACGACAGAAAACACATTTACAAATCATACCAcaccattttgaaaaaaaaaaaaaaaaagaaaaacgttacCTGAATGTATAGAAACTTGTACATAAAAAGCAAAACAGAGAGAGCAATGGAGAAAAGCGAAATCATTTGTgacaaattattattattttctttttcttcttaaatgcCATGTCCGACAATTATTATTTCCTTCTTCAAATGTTTATTGATTCTCCAGAAAATTCGAATGAACAACTTTCTCTGCGACATCCCTCCTGTCAATTTCCCGCTCTCAAAAgtgttttaaagaaataagACGCCACAAAAAATCAAtggaaacgtttttttttttaatgtatatTTCCCGATCTTGTATGTATTTGTATGTAATGTCAGTGAATCGATTGTACAGTCCCGTTTTTCCCTCCCCCCATCTATCTTATCCGattccccattttttatttttttatttttagaaatgTGCGTGTACATGCgtgaaatcaaacaacaaaatcgCCTTCAAAATATGATtacctttgtttgttttgttttttttctctttgacaTCTATAAGTGTGTACGCGTGCGACAGAAATGGATGAGACAGAAGAGCGAAATTTAGAACGGCTAGTCAATGAatggcaaaaaacaaaaattctattaTTTACAAGTCAGCGCAATGgtaacattaaaaaaaaaacaacgagtCAATAGTGAGGAGGACAGTGTCTTTGGATTGGCTACTATCATCGCACACGTCTCGGATGCCATGCCAATCGACGGGCGATTACATCCAATAGAAACAGTCACAGACGCAATGACGTCATTCATTTTTCATAGCCAAACCTCCTCACTATTGACGACTAGTCAGAGTTTTGACGGGCCCGAATTGGGTAAAAGCTCGGCGGTGGGCGAATCGTCCAGGACGTTGGCATCGTCGACGACGACGCCCAGCGAGCTGGGCTGGATTTGACGCGACGAGCTCTTGCGGCTCAGCAAGACGTCCGACTCGTAATTGAAATGCACAACGGCCGGTTCGAGTAGCGAAGCTCCCCGTTTTTGCAAGAGACTCGATTCGCCCGCCGTCGATGGACTGGTCGATCCAGGGCCGCTTCCTGGCGCCGCCACCGTCGCCACGGACGTTGCGGCCGCTACGGAAACCACAGCCGCCGCTGCGGCCGATGTTGCCACGTTGCCGTGACTGAAGTAACCGCCAGGTTTCGGTTTCAGGTGTGGATTATTCACGCCCATGTGCACGATTTTCATGAACTCCATGTGGCCGGCCAGCTTTTGCAATTGTTCCTTGGCAAATTCAATCGCAAATTGGACAGATAAATAGAACCGAATTAAACAAATgacatcatctaaaagaaaaaaaaaaaattttgttttttgttttatgacaCTTAAGAGTTggtataaaaataaataaataaataaacaaaaacgcaCGACACGCACTATTGGAGTCAACCAAACAAGCGAAGGTCGATTGAAGGGGAATGAAaaaacccaaatttttttttgcaatgtgtttgacacacatttttttaaggTATAAAGGTAGCGACTTACGtgagaaataacaaaaaaaaaaaactaaaataaaagaaaatgaaaacattcacATACGAAAGGCAAATCATGTGTCGATCGTGAATAGAACAAATGGCTATACCGTGTGTCTCTATTTTCTATTCTAATTtgagcccttttttttttctcttaaaaatgtgTCTGTGTTTTTAGACAGTCAGCAGTTTGGATATCTCAGCCTGAATAATACAAACACAATCAAACGTTTTGGATTTTAGAtaggcaaagaaaaaagcaaaaattgaCACAAGTTATCAAATGCAAAAATCTCCAGCAATTTTGGGGGGATGTTTAAGGTGTCGGCAACGCCCATTTTCACATATCGAAATCGAGTGTGAAAAACCTTGTGCCTCTTTTTTATCCGTTGTTTTTAAGAATAGAAACGTTCTCCCACCCTTTTTGAATCGACTGCTGTTTTCAGTTCGGTTCATATTGTTCTCGTTGTTACACATACGTACTGAATATTACCgtaaaaacggtttttttttttgcctcacTTTTTACAAACTGCCCGCGATTTTGCCTCGGCTCCTGAACTACCAAACGTGGAAACCGGATCGCCTTGTTCCAGTCCGACCATTATGGACctctttttattgttgttcttttcttaaaagaaaacaacaaaaaaaattgtcctACGACACTTTATATGGAAATATGGCTTTTGTCGCtgtgcttttgttttttgtttttatgggGGCTAAGAAGGGAATTCCGTActataaagaaagaaagaaaaaataaataaataaataaattcattcGAATTTTACTTTTAGTTCCTCGTTTTCACGGTAGAGGTCTACGGGTTGATCGTCGGGTTCTGGCGGATTGCCACTGTTCTCCAGGTTTTCCGTCATACCGCCACCAACGAGGACTCCGCCGCCCGCTCCAGCGCAACTTCCGCCCATGCCGCTGGCCAAGCTGAGTCCGTTCAACGAGAAGGAAGCCGTCACACCACGTGCTTTGGTCCTTGCATCGTGTTCATCTCCTCTCCCGACCGCCACCAGATAAAACTGACATTTCAGGGCCAAATGtcataattattattattatttcaagGAATTACTCAACGACATTGAAGATGTTttctcattttgtttttacataaCTCgataggaaatagaaaaaaaaaaaaaactagaaataaaaacataaagaCCTTTGGACCAAACACCAAGGCGATGGTCACCGTCGTGCTCATCTGCGTGCGAACGAAACCCAGTAGATATTTCATGTCCGGCCCGACATttggcaacagcagcaaactatgttttccatttttaaaaaatagttgAGTCGATGAACAGGTATTCAatgatatttgattctatttgcTTACTGGAATGAAGCGAAGATGATGTTGGTGACGGCAATGTTGTACACAGCCCACGAAATGTGTTTCGTCTCGTTAAAATACGTTTCAGCACGTCGCACCGAGTAGCACACGTGAATTCCCCACATGAGGAAAAACACCTCGCCTGAAATATATTCGTTTAAATTTGATCAATTCGTTGAATCATTACTGCTGTTTGAAATTATTCTCGTGACCTCTTATTCTCAtc
This genomic interval from Daphnia magna isolate NIES linkage group LG8, ASM2063170v1.1, whole genome shotgun sequence contains the following:
- the LOC123475618 gene encoding uncharacterized protein LOC123475618, with the translated sequence MSPSKTAKKVAFNCQEQVATMLEEEEPGNEEGEEDISPTVESSSSSSSLSSSAASNSTSIRRELLRLESLVRCHVQHQWHLSIENYSKLRKRQSSALSTPDAEVASTSPSSDCSACPHSGDPGSAASIAQFNKEVQDAWSAIDFGQKPSLWRKTIRSVILRLRGQEQHKDVYVMPQHLRDQLKQMYVY